In Lineus longissimus chromosome 7, tnLinLong1.2, whole genome shotgun sequence, a genomic segment contains:
- the LOC135490998 gene encoding WASH complex subunit 1-like has translation MESVYDCAVYKKYVMLDPLGVVTKTRSTEGDEEDSLAAAPSSIAHGEEMKRGQMENYIYVPDLWELPEISVPDFLPDLVGSIADDISYAAERGPSIAPSVPGSNMPDLPTVIPDIDSIPSGPAGGAGASSGVVDLLTSAQSSVPPAPGPPPPPPPAAAPPPPPPPPPPPNAPAPPPTSGTPDDPPPKISSVPKEVADPGDSRSSLLDVIRKAGGSQGAGLKKGAGEEKRKERKKKEAPPPASGGNFMSDLFSRIQRRREGISGAKTPGFGESGDGQGGGSAMDSISKMIPSTKERSESFPADTGADEDDWE, from the exons ATGGAGAGTGTTTATGACTGTGCTGT TTACAAGAAATATGTGATGCTGGATCCATTGGGTGTGGTAACCAAGACACGATCAACAGAAGGTGATGAGGAAGATTCCTTAGCAGCAGCCCCAAGTTCCATAGCCCATGGAGAAGAAATGAAACGAGGGCAGATGGAGAATTATATCTATGTGCCTGATCTGTGGGAGTTACCAGAAATATCAGTGCCAGATTTTCTTCCTGATCTTGTGG GTAGTATTGCCGATGACATTTCTTATGCTGCTGAACGGGGTCCATCCATTGCGCCATCTGTGCCTGGAAGCAACATGCCAGATTTACCGACTGTTATTCCCGACATCGACAGCATACCAAGTGGTCCTGCTGGTGGTGCTGGAGCATCTTCAGGGGTTGTTGATCTGCTCACATCAGCACAAAGTTCTGTTCCACCAGCCCCTggcccaccaccaccaccaccccctgCTGCTGCAccccctccaccaccaccaccaccaccacctccaaATGCCCCAGCACCACCTCCAACCTCAGGCACACCTGATGATCCACCGCCAAAGATTTCATCTGTTCCTAAGGAAGTAGCCGATCCAGGTGACAGCCGCTCTAGTCTTCTGGATGTCATTAGGAAGGCTGGTGGGTCACAGGGTGCTGGGTTGAAAAAAGGTGCTGGGGAGGAAAAGCGTAAAGAACGCAAGAAAAAGGAGGCACCTCCACCAGCAAGTGGTGGCAACTTCATGTCAGATTTATTTAGTCGGATCCAACGGCGAAGAGAAGGAATTTCGGGGGCTAAAACTCCTGGCTTTGGGGAGAGTGGCGATGGCCAAGGGGGAGGATCAGCCATGGACAGTATTTCAAAAATGATACCTTCCACAAAGGAGAGAAGTGAAAGTTTTCCAGCAGACACTGGCGCTGATGAGGATGACTGGGAGTGA